The following are encoded in a window of Brevibacillus sp. DP1.3A genomic DNA:
- the edeK gene encoding edeine non-ribosomal peptide synthetase EdeK: MTTITAQNILLASGQFDREKDYWMENLSREFHSLDLPTDSRASFQRQSELRKLTIVFPDELSKALIHLSNGSDQRLFMALLSGFGILLSKYTGHQDICVGTAIFRQTEPGEFLNKLLPLRHQVLPEWSIKELLQEIRQTLKAAVEHQNYPILRLIEELQVPQQGNSTPFFEATCLLDVLHDQDSLEQVSSELQLLFSKKENSLELLVRYVGQRYQRPMMERMMEHLVRIYQVIVTQPDQKIAEIAFLSEEEVRELVLSFNDNRIDFPRDQSFDRLFEEQVKKTPHRKAVTDGKTTLTYQELNERSNRLARHFIQQGLRPGTKIGIYMKRNVDTLVAILAVFKAGGAYVPIDPDYPQHRILYIVQKSEIAGLITQPDLLDGLESIQVSSPELKYLYVFGQSDQSDQSVESLSGEDIDRESAGTDLAYIIFTSGTTGQPKGVMVHHRGMINHIFAKINDLSLCEDDLVAQTASLCFDISVWQYLAVLLVGGSVQVVDTETVMDTQALHNVLRSNRVTVAEVVPSLLSVLLDLVQEWPDSERSFPDLRWMAVTGEELPAPLVRRWFACYSEIPLVNMYGPTEASDDITHHIIREMPSDQQIVVPIGIPIQNTHIYILDQNQCICPRGVKGEVGVAGPGVGYGYYKDEDRTQKVFVANPYASWVEDPDYQVLYRTGDVGRITEDGYIEYFGRMDNQVKIRGYRIELSEIEQVMRRHPAVKDAVVLALSEETGAKYLCAYVVPLEEFSARDVLDYLFTVLPEYMVPMHYVKQNVLPLTPNGKVDRGALPKPGIQDRVDTSIFVSATTETEKALTHIWAHVLQLDPNTISALDNFFALGGHSLKINAVATQVAQQFGVQLPLRTMFNHPTIHELGKVIDGADKTIMKRRFPVEARSYYPVTPAQRKFFILQQLNPVDTSLHITAARFIEGDLSREKVELAFQALIDRHESLRTSFDYIDGQVVQIVHDSLVFRLEVGEASAEQLESSLATFVRPFDLRQAPLLRAGLIRIEPEKHLLLFDMHHIVSDGVSMDILVEDFVRLYAGVTLPTLEVQQKEFAVWQESALESGELQADYWADLFTSPAPLLSIPTDYERPESLTFPGATIEFEISTEERQRLQELAAQEHATLYMVLLSVYNILLAKYSGQEDVVVGTPVAGRKFAEFDEVIGMFINTIPLRNYPKGEKAYREFLAEVREHTLASFEQADYPIDLFVQTLGLEPNTGRQPLFDTIFVLQNMDNPEGELELEDMIVKNYPLQNNTAKLDLHLSAYPVFDRLTCKLDYRSDLFRRETMEQFVSDFKSLLQQVMEDPQRLLQDFELTREVALIQAQGVDWDFEF; the protein is encoded by the coding sequence TTGACAACGATAACTGCACAAAACATCTTGCTGGCCAGTGGGCAGTTTGATCGCGAAAAAGACTATTGGATGGAGAACCTCTCTCGAGAATTTCATTCACTTGACCTTCCAACAGACTCTCGGGCCTCGTTTCAGCGTCAGTCTGAGCTTCGTAAGCTGACCATCGTGTTTCCGGACGAACTGAGCAAGGCGCTGATTCATTTGAGCAATGGCTCGGATCAACGTTTGTTCATGGCTTTGCTGAGTGGATTTGGCATCTTGTTGTCCAAATACACGGGACATCAGGACATATGCGTTGGAACGGCTATCTTTCGTCAAACTGAGCCGGGTGAGTTTTTGAACAAGTTACTGCCCTTGCGTCATCAGGTACTCCCGGAATGGAGCATCAAGGAGCTGCTGCAAGAAATTCGGCAGACCTTAAAGGCCGCTGTGGAACATCAGAACTACCCAATCTTGCGGTTGATCGAGGAACTGCAGGTACCGCAGCAGGGGAACAGCACACCGTTTTTCGAGGCGACTTGCTTATTGGACGTCCTTCATGATCAGGACAGCCTAGAACAGGTTTCGAGCGAGTTGCAGCTCCTCTTTTCTAAAAAGGAAAACTCGCTCGAATTACTCGTGCGTTACGTGGGGCAAAGATACCAGCGCCCCATGATGGAACGGATGATGGAGCATTTGGTCCGTATCTATCAGGTTATCGTAACGCAACCTGATCAGAAGATCGCGGAGATAGCGTTCTTATCTGAGGAAGAGGTTCGGGAGCTAGTTCTTTCATTCAACGACAACCGGATTGATTTTCCGCGCGATCAGAGCTTTGATCGCCTCTTTGAGGAGCAGGTAAAAAAGACTCCTCATCGCAAAGCAGTGACAGACGGAAAAACAACCTTAACCTATCAGGAATTAAACGAGCGATCCAATCGACTCGCGCGCCATTTTATCCAGCAAGGATTACGACCTGGCACAAAAATCGGTATTTATATGAAGCGTAACGTGGATACGCTTGTTGCGATTCTTGCAGTGTTCAAGGCGGGGGGAGCCTACGTACCGATTGATCCAGACTATCCGCAGCATCGGATTTTGTACATCGTGCAGAAGAGCGAGATTGCAGGGCTAATAACTCAGCCTGACTTGCTAGATGGATTGGAGTCGATTCAAGTATCCTCACCTGAGCTGAAGTATCTCTATGTCTTTGGTCAATCCGATCAATCCGATCAATCCGTAGAGTCACTATCGGGAGAGGACATCGATCGGGAGAGTGCGGGAACAGACTTGGCTTACATCATTTTCACATCGGGCACGACAGGACAACCAAAAGGCGTAATGGTGCACCATCGTGGAATGATTAACCACATTTTCGCTAAAATCAACGACCTATCCCTCTGCGAGGATGATCTTGTCGCACAAACGGCTTCTCTTTGCTTTGATATTTCTGTTTGGCAATATCTGGCTGTTTTGCTGGTGGGTGGCTCTGTGCAAGTGGTCGATACAGAGACCGTAATGGATACGCAGGCCCTTCATAACGTGCTGCGTTCCAACCGCGTCACCGTAGCGGAAGTGGTGCCATCTCTGCTCTCCGTGCTGCTTGATCTCGTTCAAGAATGGCCCGACTCCGAACGCAGCTTTCCTGATCTGCGGTGGATGGCAGTGACAGGAGAGGAGTTGCCTGCCCCTCTGGTACGACGCTGGTTTGCCTGCTATTCGGAAATTCCATTGGTGAATATGTACGGGCCAACGGAAGCATCCGATGATATTACCCACCACATTATTCGGGAAATGCCTAGCGATCAGCAGATTGTGGTTCCCATCGGCATACCGATCCAGAACACTCATATTTACATACTCGATCAAAATCAGTGTATCTGCCCACGAGGCGTAAAAGGAGAAGTAGGTGTGGCTGGTCCGGGGGTTGGATACGGCTACTACAAAGATGAGGACCGGACGCAAAAAGTTTTTGTAGCAAATCCGTATGCCAGCTGGGTAGAAGACCCTGACTACCAAGTCCTTTACCGAACGGGTGATGTAGGCCGGATCACGGAGGACGGATATATTGAGTACTTCGGGAGAATGGACAATCAAGTCAAGATTCGGGGTTACCGAATCGAATTGAGTGAGATTGAACAGGTTATGCGCAGACATCCTGCGGTCAAGGATGCAGTGGTCTTGGCGCTTTCAGAGGAAACCGGTGCAAAGTACTTATGTGCCTATGTCGTTCCCTTGGAGGAGTTTTCCGCCCGAGATGTGCTTGATTATCTGTTTACTGTGCTTCCGGAATACATGGTGCCGATGCACTATGTAAAACAAAACGTATTGCCACTTACCCCTAACGGAAAAGTGGACAGAGGGGCTTTACCGAAGCCTGGCATACAGGATCGGGTAGACACATCGATTTTTGTGTCAGCGACAACCGAGACGGAAAAAGCTCTCACCCACATCTGGGCGCATGTGTTGCAGCTCGATCCAAACACAATCAGCGCTCTGGACAATTTCTTCGCTCTAGGGGGACACTCGTTAAAAATCAACGCGGTAGCTACTCAGGTTGCACAGCAGTTTGGCGTACAGCTTCCACTGCGAACCATGTTTAATCACCCAACTATTCATGAGCTTGGCAAGGTGATTGATGGAGCAGACAAGACGATTATGAAAAGACGTTTCCCAGTCGAAGCCAGATCGTACTATCCTGTTACGCCAGCCCAGCGCAAGTTCTTTATTCTTCAACAGTTGAATCCGGTTGACACAAGTCTTCATATTACGGCTGCCCGTTTCATCGAGGGTGATTTGAGCCGTGAGAAGGTAGAACTTGCTTTTCAGGCATTGATTGACCGCCATGAATCTCTTCGTACCTCGTTTGATTATATAGATGGGCAAGTGGTTCAAATTGTACATGATTCGCTAGTCTTCCGTTTGGAAGTGGGCGAAGCAAGTGCAGAGCAGTTGGAGTCCAGCTTGGCAACGTTTGTACGGCCATTCGACTTGCGTCAAGCGCCCTTGCTGCGTGCAGGGCTAATCCGGATTGAACCGGAAAAGCATCTCTTGTTGTTCGACATGCACCATATCGTTTCAGACGGTGTGTCCATGGATATTCTTGTAGAGGACTTTGTTCGTCTCTATGCAGGCGTGACACTTCCTACATTGGAAGTTCAGCAAAAAGAGTTTGCTGTATGGCAGGAATCTGCACTTGAGTCAGGGGAGCTTCAAGCTGACTATTGGGCAGACTTGTTTACCAGCCCGGCTCCACTTCTATCGATTCCGACTGATTACGAAAGGCCAGAATCTCTTACGTTTCCTGGTGCTACGATTGAGTTCGAGATATCGACAGAGGAGAGGCAGCGGTTACAGGAGCTGGCAGCGCAGGAACATGCGACACTTTACATGGTGCTGTTGTCGGTATACAACATCTTGCTTGCAAAATACAGCGGTCAAGAGGATGTTGTTGTCGGAACTCCAGTAGCTGGGCGTAAATTTGCAGAGTTTGATGAAGTAATTGGGATGTTTATCAACACCATTCCCCTACGCAATTATCCAAAAGGCGAGAAAGCCTATAGGGAGTTTCTTGCGGAGGTCCGCGAGCATACGCTAGCTTCTTTTGAACAAGCGGATTACCCAATTGATCTGTTTGTCCAGACTCTTGGTCTTGAGCCAAATACAGGTCGTCAGCCCCTTTTTGATACGATCTTCGTCCTGCAAAACATGGACAATCCGGAAGGGGAACTGGAGCTTGAAGACATGATCGTCAAAAACTATCCACTGCAAAACAACACGGCTAAACTTGACCTTCATCTGTCGGCTTATCCTGTTTTTGACAGACTTACATGTAAGCTGGATTACCGTAGTGACCTGTTCCGAAGAGAAACGATGGAGCAGTTTGTGAGTGACTTCAAAAGCTTGTTGCAGCAGGTGATGGAAGATCCCCAGCGCCTCCTGCAGGACTTTGAATTGACCCGTGAGGTAGCCCTTATTCAAGCACAGGGTGTCGATTGGGATTTTGAATTTTAG